One genomic window of Desulfuromonas sp. AOP6 includes the following:
- a CDS encoding CinA family nicotinamide mononucleotide deamidase-related protein, whose protein sequence is MNIAVLTIGDELLSGELADTNTQRIARQLSPHGYGLRESLSVGDDRGDIEEALAALAARMDVVIVTGGLGPTVDDLTAAAAAHVFGLPLERNDEALSLIRQHFARLGVNMHPRNDKQAMLPRGAALIPNPKGSAPGFSLTRHDAFLFFLPGVPAEMATMLDESVLPALRQRQGGQPPRQEKLFQVFGLSEPRVEELLSRNTLPDGVQLAFGVDFPLVIVKLRSARPDAAELLTRGESQVRQVLGDFVVAAGGQTLAENVARQLTDSGSTLALAESCTGGLISTWLTNLPGASAFLERSAVTYANSAKQDWLQVPEQVLSEQGAVSEACALAMAAGIRGAAGTRLGVAVTGIAGPEGGTAQKPVGTVFIALSAADREEARGYRFHGNREQVRILAACMALDWIRRYLLTRPAAELTAPEEPR, encoded by the coding sequence ATGAATATCGCGGTACTGACCATCGGAGATGAACTCCTCAGCGGTGAGCTGGCCGACACCAACACCCAGCGCATCGCCCGCCAGTTGAGTCCTCACGGCTACGGACTGCGGGAATCCCTCAGCGTGGGCGATGACAGAGGGGATATCGAAGAGGCCCTGGCAGCTCTGGCCGCCAGAATGGACGTCGTCATCGTCACCGGCGGGCTCGGCCCCACGGTCGATGATCTCACGGCCGCCGCCGCCGCGCATGTCTTTGGTCTGCCCCTGGAACGAAACGACGAGGCCCTCTCGCTGATTCGTCAGCACTTTGCCCGCCTGGGCGTCAACATGCACCCTCGCAACGACAAGCAGGCCATGCTGCCCCGGGGCGCCGCCCTCATCCCCAACCCGAAAGGCTCGGCACCGGGATTCAGCCTGACCCGCCACGACGCCTTTCTCTTTTTCCTCCCTGGCGTACCGGCGGAGATGGCCACCATGTTGGATGAGTCCGTGTTGCCGGCTCTGAGGCAACGCCAGGGCGGCCAGCCCCCCCGCCAGGAAAAACTGTTCCAGGTTTTCGGGCTGTCCGAACCACGGGTGGAGGAACTGCTGAGCCGGAACACCCTTCCCGACGGGGTCCAGCTGGCCTTCGGCGTCGACTTCCCACTGGTCATCGTCAAATTGCGCAGCGCCCGTCCTGATGCGGCCGAGTTGCTTACGCGGGGGGAGTCGCAGGTGCGGCAGGTTCTCGGCGACTTCGTGGTCGCTGCAGGCGGCCAGACTCTGGCCGAAAACGTCGCCCGCCAGCTCACCGACTCGGGTTCCACATTGGCGCTGGCTGAATCCTGCACCGGCGGCCTTATCTCCACATGGCTGACGAACCTACCCGGTGCTTCGGCCTTTCTGGAACGCAGTGCCGTCACCTACGCTAACTCGGCGAAGCAGGATTGGCTGCAGGTACCGGAACAGGTCCTCAGCGAGCAGGGTGCCGTCAGCGAAGCCTGCGCCCTGGCCATGGCCGCCGGCATCCGCGGCGCCGCCGGCACCCGCCTGGGCGTCGCCGTCACCGGCATCGCCGGCCCCGAGGGCGGCACGGCGCAGAAGCCCGTCGGCACCGTCTTCATCGCCCTCAGTGCGGCGGATAGGGAAGAAGCCAGAGGCTACCGCTTCCACGGCAACCGCGAGCAGGTGCGCATCCTGGCCGCCTGCATGGCCCTCGACT
- a CDS encoding phosphatidylglycerophosphatase A, protein MRPFVLFLSSNAGLGYSPFAPGTVGTLAGIPAFWLLASLPPGLYALTWTALLFLSFWAAGEAGKHYGVVDDGRIVIDELVGYLATVAFLPFSWTAAIAGFLLFRFFDISKIPPASWFDQKMKNGYGVVLDDVVAGIYGAIALRIFLHLFETTLKG, encoded by the coding sequence GTGCGACCTTTTGTCCTCTTTCTGTCCAGCAACGCCGGTCTCGGCTACTCACCCTTCGCCCCCGGCACCGTCGGCACCCTGGCCGGCATCCCCGCCTTCTGGCTGCTGGCATCGCTGCCGCCGGGCCTCTATGCCCTGACCTGGACGGCCCTGCTCTTTCTCTCCTTCTGGGCCGCCGGCGAGGCGGGCAAGCACTATGGCGTGGTGGATGATGGCCGCATCGTCATCGACGAGTTGGTCGGCTACCTGGCGACGGTGGCCTTTCTCCCCTTCTCCTGGACAGCTGCCATCGCGGGTTTTCTGCTTTTCCGCTTCTTCGACATCAGCAAAATACCGCCGGCCTCCTGGTTCGACCAAAAAATGAAAAACGGCTACGGGGTCGTGCTCGACGACGTTGTCGCCGGCATCTACGGCGCCATCGCCTTGCGCATTTTTCTCCACCTCTTCGAAACCACTCTCAAGGGATAA
- the larC gene encoding nickel pincer cofactor biosynthesis protein LarC gives MNILYLDPFSGISGDMFLGLMVDLGVDLQAIEAGLSTLPIQGWQLRSSRQQRRGITGTKVDVLFEESHHHRTWADIDRMLAQSPLPVATRELARRIFRRVGIAEAKVHGVDLADVHFHEVGAIDSIVDIVGAAIALEQLPIDKILCGPLPMSHGTVHCAHGAIPLPAPATLEILQGLPIVDGRCDKELVTPTGAAIVAEIARFAPLEAMTVVRTGYGVGSRDLADRPNLLRGILGRTAAESSAESDYVGVLESHLDDINPEWLGALMERLLVAGALDVAFSPLQMKKNRPGVGLTVVVPAARSEELAALLLRESSASGVRLQQVRRLKLPREQRCLDTALGPAEVKLFYQDGRLLRVTPEFDSCQRLAQSSGLPLPEVYRLVERAADHLFSMETQ, from the coding sequence ATGAACATACTCTATCTCGATCCCTTTTCCGGCATTTCCGGCGACATGTTTCTCGGCCTGATGGTCGACCTCGGCGTCGACCTGCAGGCTATCGAGGCGGGACTTTCCACGCTGCCCATCCAGGGCTGGCAACTGCGAAGCAGCCGCCAGCAGCGCCGGGGAATCACGGGCACCAAGGTCGATGTCCTCTTTGAGGAGTCGCACCATCACCGCACCTGGGCCGACATCGACCGCATGCTGGCGCAAAGTCCGCTGCCCGTCGCGACCCGGGAGTTGGCCCGGCGCATCTTCCGCCGGGTGGGCATAGCCGAGGCGAAAGTCCATGGCGTCGACCTCGCCGACGTCCATTTCCACGAGGTAGGCGCCATCGACTCCATCGTTGACATTGTCGGCGCCGCCATCGCTCTGGAGCAGCTGCCCATCGATAAAATTCTCTGCGGCCCATTACCCATGAGTCACGGCACCGTCCACTGCGCCCACGGCGCCATCCCCCTGCCGGCGCCGGCTACCCTGGAGATTCTCCAAGGGCTGCCCATCGTCGACGGCCGCTGCGACAAGGAGCTGGTGACCCCCACCGGCGCCGCCATCGTTGCCGAAATCGCCCGTTTTGCCCCCCTGGAGGCCATGACGGTAGTACGCACCGGCTATGGGGTCGGCAGCCGCGACCTGGCGGATCGCCCCAACCTGCTGCGGGGCATCCTCGGCCGCACTGCTGCCGAGAGCAGCGCCGAAAGCGACTACGTCGGCGTTCTGGAGAGTCACCTCGATGACATCAACCCGGAATGGCTCGGCGCCCTCATGGAGCGCCTGCTCGTTGCGGGAGCCCTTGACGTGGCCTTCTCTCCCCTGCAGATGAAAAAAAACCGCCCCGGCGTCGGCCTCACCGTTGTCGTACCGGCTGCGCGGAGCGAAGAGCTGGCCGCCCTGCTCCTGCGTGAGAGCAGTGCCAGCGGCGTGCGCCTGCAGCAGGTACGACGCCTCAAGCTCCCCCGCGAGCAGCGTTGCCTCGACACGGCGCTGGGACCGGCTGAGGTCAAACTTTTTTACCAGGACGGACGGCTGCTGCGCGTCACCCCCGAGTTCGACAGCTGTCAGCGCCTGGCCCAAAGCAGCGGTCTGCCTCTGCCGGAAGTCTATCGACTGGTGGAGCGCGCTGCCGACCACCTTTTTTCCATGGAGACGCAATAA
- the larB gene encoding nickel pincer cofactor biosynthesis protein LarB: MNQDELHKLLRAIRDQHLSIDDGMARLRSLPFEDIGIAQIDHHRELRQGAPEIILGERKTAAQLLAIVGKMAERGSNVLVTRLPADCAESLQTSFPQGDYDELARTFTLIQKPQTSRPTGSVLVVCAGTSDLPVAREASVTARMLGLQVEEVVDVGVAGIHRLLARTDQLQKAAVIIVVAGMEGALPSVVGGLVRVPVIAVPTSVGYGAAFGGVAALLGMLNSCASGVTVVNIDNGFGAAFAASRIIKTTPA, translated from the coding sequence GTGAATCAGGACGAACTCCACAAACTGCTGAGGGCCATTCGTGACCAGCACCTCTCCATCGACGACGGAATGGCGCGGCTGCGTTCTCTCCCCTTTGAAGATATCGGCATCGCCCAGATCGACCACCACCGCGAGCTGCGCCAGGGCGCTCCCGAGATTATCCTGGGCGAACGCAAGACGGCGGCACAGCTGCTGGCCATCGTCGGCAAGATGGCGGAGCGGGGGAGCAACGTGCTGGTGACACGCCTGCCGGCCGATTGCGCCGAATCGCTGCAAACATCCTTCCCGCAGGGGGACTACGACGAACTCGCCCGCACCTTCACCCTGATACAGAAACCGCAGACCTCCCGACCAACAGGATCGGTCCTGGTGGTCTGCGCCGGCACCTCCGACCTGCCGGTGGCCCGCGAGGCCAGTGTTACCGCCCGCATGCTCGGCCTGCAGGTCGAGGAGGTGGTCGACGTCGGCGTGGCCGGCATCCACCGTCTGCTGGCGCGCACCGACCAGCTGCAAAAGGCCGCCGTGATCATCGTCGTCGCCGGCATGGAAGGCGCCCTGCCTTCGGTGGTGGGCGGCCTCGTGCGCGTGCCGGTCATCGCCGTACCCACTTCCGTCGGCTACGGCGCCGCCTTCGGCGGGGTGGCGGCCCTGCTCGGCATGCTCAACTCCTGCGCCAGCGGCGTCACGGTGGTCAACATCGACAACGGCTTCGGCGCCGCCTTTGCCGCCAGCCGCATCATCAAAACGACACCCGCATGA